In Scatophagus argus isolate fScaArg1 chromosome 18, fScaArg1.pri, whole genome shotgun sequence, the DNA window TATTCAAAGTGTAATAATTAAAGATTAACAAGGTGGTAAACTGCCTTGCAAAAACTCATGGAATGTGTTGATCATTTCACTTTCTATTGTGGTTGCCTGATTAATTCCAAATTTGTTGTTGTGGATAACTACATTAACACACTAGTGGGGGAGAGACCCACCTCTGTAGTGTTATTCATCCATGTTATGGATCTTGTCAGTGGTCTCCTGTGTGATGACAGTGACCAGCCTTCCAGAATGAAGGTCATCCTCCTGGCTCTCTCTGCCATGATTGTATTCAGCAGCCCAcctctgcatcatcatcatcatgctgaAGAAGGGGCAGAATCTCCCAGTGCTGCCGCCATGTCCTCGTGGACCTTCTTGAGTCCCTGAGACCGAGGTGGCGGATGATTGCGCGAAGGCTTATGTTATCCATGCAATCATCAAGTCATACAATTTGCATTACAATTTCAAGAGCACCAGAACAGAGTTGTTCATCTGTGTATTGTGAACCCTGACCACGACAGCTTCTCTGAGTCATTATCACCAGCGTCACCAGTGTTAGCCACATAATTAGCCACTGCTTTTTCATTGAAGAAAATCCTGTCAATCAGTGTCTAAATTGAAATGTCcataaactaaattaaaataacattagCAGTTTATGACCAAGGAAATATTCATTTCTAGGAAGGAAGCAACCAGAaaattgttgcttttttgtttgtttgtttgttcgttttCTGGGCCTAACATCATAAAGACAAGTTCAATTATATATGGCTATTTGTAAATCGGATTTCACAGctcaaatgtgctttagcaaACTGTTTAGAATTAGGGCAAGATAGAGGCCTTGTGTCAAAATCTAGTtttcagattattattttaCGTAGCTTTCCTACACAAGGCTAAACTTCAAATGCACTTGTGTGTAATGAGATTATGGCATTTCTCTCAAAAAATCTCTCAAATCTGGACCTTTGCagggaaaaaaactgtcatTTGTACCCTGCATGTGAACTGCTGATGGGTCCTGAAGGAAACAAGATGCATTCACAAATGAACTCAGAGGTACATATTGTGGGGGTcagttagatagatagatagatagatagatagatactttattgatcccgagggaaattcaagctgGCATGTTAATCCAGCCAGTGATATGGTTGGTAGACATGTAAAATGATTTGATGGTCAAATAAAGTTCAGTACTGAAACATaggatgaaaagaaataaaatctaatcCCGTTTTTCTTATAATCAATACAAACCCCCATACAACATTTCACTACTCATACATAAATCAGCGAGCACAACATCATGACCgtgaacacagaaacaacacaatcGAATTGAATTGGACTGAGTTATACAGGTGGTAGGAGAAATGGAGTATGAGAATGAAGATGGTGACTTTTCTAAATTACTTTGAGTCACAGAATTTACTATGACATGCTGatctttagattttttttttttttttttttttaaaggcaaaatCCAAAAATTGGCTAATATTTTGGCACCATCTAGTGGCTCACAGGATGAATAAGCATGTAACAAGCATATTTATCCTACAGTGCTTGGTAACAACGAGTAATTATTGTGCCATAAAGCCAATAAGTACTTAAAAGTAGGTTACAAAGCGTTGGTTTATAAATCTTACTATACAGTGTCTTTAGACAGTAGAACTGTCAGGGgctgacaacacacagcagtatTTGTAACAGTATTTGCACAGCAGATCATACTGAAGTTAGTTTCGTTCATGTTATTAAAGGTGTTAAAGGTGGTggacaaaatatcaaaaatggtaaaaataaaaaataaataaataacactgaatgGTAATTATCGCTGATGTAACGATCTTAGGTTATATATCGTCTCTCTTCGGTTACGTCATTTTGTCTATTTCGACGTAATGACGTAAACGGTTACGAACAGCACACGTAACACACAGTTGCGCAACTGCTTTTGGGTAACATATTCGGGTCTGTCCTGCACGTTGACATTGGAACAGTAACCTGACAGGAGAACACTGAGCTGACTTCTACAGGTTCGTTCGTTTTCTCGCTCTTGATATTACCTTAGACAACACAATTAGACTGAACTTGACGAGGCGTGCTGAATTTATATagtgataaaatgatgaaaagacgTAAAATCTAAAAGCAACGAAGCCAGCCCatcagctaacgttagcatagCTGCTAGGTAGTGTGGCTAACAGTTTACGAAAGTAACGTTAGCTAATGCTAGTAGCTACTTACTTGCCTGATGAGCAGAATTATTATCTGTCTCGTTTcacgtttttcttttctttttatttgaatgGTGGCCTAAATTGGAGATGTTTGGAGGGATTCATGGATTTGAAACCAGGCTTTCAACAATATTAAGTTAGGCAGGTGAAGTTGTAACGGAGCTCTGATGCTAATGTGAACCGGTGGGGGTAATCAAGGATACATTCTGTCAGGATAGACTGTCAGCCATTCAGACGGCTGTAACTTTAATAGCCATAGGAAGTTACTTCAGAAATAATCTGTTGACATCTGCATTTATCCCACATGCTTTCTTCCTCATTTAACTTACTGCGTTGTTAAATGTTGTCCTGATGCTACTCTTTTCCTGTGGAAAAGCACGCTGTATTGTGTTTGTCATTGAAAGGTGACAAACGCACTTTCCTCGACCTTCAAACTGCCTATCTGCTCTCATGGATGTGGCTACTCAGAGCTAAGTTTGGTTCAGAAATACTAGATATAAGGAAGATACAACAATGTTTCCTATGTGTCTTGTCACAGGGAGTGAGAATGCAGAACGTCTTAAGTCTTAAGCATGCAACAAGGCCAACTCTCAGTATATAACATATGCACAAAGCATACCACATCACTAAatgtcatgtgtgtttgtttccatgtcGAACAGGGCAGTATGGGAGCCTCCTCATCCGCACCTGCTGCTCCTTCAGTCAGGGCAGAGGCCATGATGGCTGCCCCTCCTCAGGGTTGCCCCATGCACCAAGAATCAAAGCCTGCCAAaggtgctgctgcaggaagGATGAAACTCTTAACTACATTCATATTGTTCTGTCATGCTATGTCACATGACACCATTTTTAGTGGAGTAATAGAATAACCGAAATTGCGTATCTTTCTGTATGTGCTCTTTTTAGTGTCTCCACCTTCCGAGTGTCCCATGCATCAAGCTCAGCCTGTAAAAGGTATCAGTTTTAAGATCAGTGCAATGCAGACCTGTTCAGTTATTCGTGACGTGCCTTTACCACTTTAGCAAATACATTTATCGGATAATGACAGATGCCTCAATCAGACGCTCTTGTTTCCTGTAACGTCTCCTCCATCAGAATGTCCGATGCATCAAGCAACAGCAGGTCCAGCTCACCAAGAACGGGCCTATGAGTTTGTGGAGTGTCCCATGAGAGCTTCTGCGAGCGCGAAGAGTGACATTGACCCAGCAAATATGGTACCTGTGACATTTTAGTGTGGGAACAAAAtatccaaaacagaaaacaaacaagagagacCTTTTCATTCATGATGCAGTTTGTACGTGCACTGGCAAACTGGCAGCAACATCTGCGCTGCTCTGAAACGAGCACAACAAGCTAgacatttaattcagtttacgtttttggttttgtttttttttttcaatttaaagctttattgttttcacattgtcataAACATCACTCCTCAGATGAAAGTGTGAATTGTGTTTTtactccctgtgtgtgtgtgtgtatgtacagatGCCTCCTCCCAACCAAAGTCCAGCTCCTGACCAGCCCTTCAAGCTGTCCACCACCCGAGAGGAGTCCACCATTCCCCGCCACAACGCAGACAAGAACTGGGTTTACCCGTCGGAGCAGATGTTCTGGAACGCCATGCTGCGGAAAGGGTCAGTCCAAGCTGTGTGCCTTTCCTGTGCTGGTTCATCACCAGACGTGTAGAAATGTAGCTAGTTACAGGTGTTCGGGTGGGGCATACCGCAGTGCTGAGGCAGTAAAGTAATGGGTTTGGTTTTTAGGGGCTCTTTCTTTGGTTTGACAGTCTTGTTTATTCTGCAGGTGGCGCTGGCGTGAAGATGACCTCGCTGCTGGAGATATGACCAACATCATTAAAATCCACAACATCAACAACGAGCAGGCTTGGCAGGAGATCCTCAAATGGGAGGCCATGCATGCAGGGTGAGTTTACAAACTGTCCAATTGGCCTACAGAAAAAAGCCTACAGTGTTCTCCGCTGTACTTGTTAGTGGGCAGGCTGCTCCACATTCATTCCCCTTCACAACCTCCATAgcaactgaaacacaaatgtgcaaTGGTGGTTTGTTCTCAAAATCCATTTTTTATGCACCGTGTGCCCTTATTATTATTTGGACTAAAGTAGACGACTTCCAGTGCAGAAGGTTTTGCCCagctatttattattattttaaaaatatatttcaagaaAGGTTAACTTTACTGCATGTCAAATGCTTCCATCCTCTACATTGTCCATTAATTTCTGATAATGGACATGTCGTTGAGCATTGTCCCATTTATACCATGGTCACTTaccaaaggaaaaaataaagtattattAGTAGTACTTTATAATTTTATGCATTCTGCAGTCAGAATTTAAAGTAAACAACATATGGTTTGACTAGAACCTGGAAATATCATTCCCATCTTAGATACTGTTGATGCTGtctttcaggggttgggctcaggCCCTTACTCCCAGTGAatggaaatcttaatacttcagcatactaagacattttggacaatgctatgcttccacctttgtggcagtttgtttgttgaaggcccttttctattccagcatgactgcgcatcagtgcacaaagcaaagtccataaagacatggttggatgagtttggtgtggaagaaggTGACTGGCCCAACATCAGTgactgaactcacaaatgctctactacatgaatgggcaaaagttctcacagaaacactccaaaagcagaaagccttcccagcTGACAAGGCTGCAAagatgtctatgtatttagaatgcggTGTCATAAAAGTCGCTGTTTGTGTAATGGTgaggtgccccaatacttttgtctatatagtttattTCTAGTCTGAAGTACAGCTGGGATATGGTATGGGATAGGATGTCGCCCTGTGATGGCCCAGAAAGTAAATTCAGTGTGGGCTGCTTGCGctttgtgtgttacagtcgccatcctgtggtgaggatgggTCACTGAAGGACTGGATTCATTGTTGgttctttttgtcatttcatttatttctaaagtTAATTTGGAGCAGTAAACAAACAGTTTTGACTGGAACTAAACAGtaggtgtccattatcaggatttatttgattatttattcGTGTGGCGAGTCAGAATGAAGTTCAACCAGACCATGATATAATGTAAGCATAATTAAGAATAACCTGCTAACATTCCATATATGCATATACagatatataaacatatatattcTTCCACTGGCTCACATTGTCCCTTGTGCTTTACATCACTCCAAAACAATCATGACActgagtaaaatgtaaattaaaacataaGGCAGAGGTTGTAAAtactttttgtccttttttcagCTGAATGTACTACGAAGACACGATATGTagtgtgaccttttttttttttttttgtaaatactgtCAAAGTGGCAGTTATTGAACTTCTCTGTTGTTGTGGAGCTGTGGATAATGGACCTCGGTAGAGGTCGCCGCTCTTCCCTTCTAATTTGACCAGTATTCTGTCTTGTGTTCTCTTGAAGTGAATGTCCATGTGGGCCTA includes these proteins:
- the LOC124049721 gene encoding holocytochrome c-type synthase gives rise to the protein MGASSSAPAAPSVRAEAMMAAPPQGCPMHQESKPAKVSPPSECPMHQAQPVKASPPSECPMHQATAGPAHQERAYEFVECPMRASASAKSDIDPANMMPPPNQSPAPDQPFKLSTTREESTIPRHNADKNWVYPSEQMFWNAMLRKGWRWREDDLAAGDMTNIIKIHNINNEQAWQEILKWEAMHAGECPCGPTLKRFGGKAKEYSPRARFRHWMGYELPFDRHDWIIDRCGKEVRYVIDYYDGEINKDTYQFSILDVRPAFDSIEAVWDRMKVAWWRWTS